One genomic segment of Pseudomonas fortuita includes these proteins:
- a CDS encoding NAD-dependent epimerase/dehydratase family protein: MSKPFKRLLITGAAGRLGSVLRKHLAAFADELRLTDIAEMGHAAPHEQLVRCDLANFNDVLPLTEGVDAIVHAGGVPVEDTFDKILNGNIVGTYNIYEAARRNGVKRVVYTSSNHAIGFYDRTETIDATAAHRPDSLYGVSKCFAEDLGRYYWDKFAIESVNLRIGSSFPEPLDRRMLATWLSFDDFAQLTERSLLAPRVGHMIVYGMSANRESLWDNRLASSIGYVPKDSADDYRDKVLAEHPPLDPNEPAARYHGGNFAGAGHFEDPK; the protein is encoded by the coding sequence ATGAGCAAGCCTTTCAAACGACTGCTGATCACCGGCGCCGCCGGACGCCTTGGCAGCGTGCTGCGCAAGCACCTGGCCGCCTTCGCCGACGAGCTGCGCCTGACCGACATCGCCGAGATGGGCCACGCTGCGCCGCATGAACAGCTGGTGCGTTGCGACCTGGCCAATTTCAACGATGTGCTGCCGCTGACTGAAGGCGTCGACGCCATCGTGCATGCGGGTGGCGTACCCGTGGAGGACACCTTCGACAAGATCCTCAACGGTAACATCGTTGGCACCTACAACATCTACGAAGCGGCACGGCGCAATGGCGTCAAGCGTGTGGTGTACACCAGCTCCAACCACGCCATCGGTTTCTACGACCGCACCGAAACCATCGACGCAACCGCCGCGCACCGCCCCGACAGCCTGTATGGCGTCAGCAAGTGCTTCGCCGAGGACCTGGGCCGCTATTACTGGGACAAGTTCGCCATCGAGTCGGTCAACCTGCGCATCGGCTCGTCGTTCCCTGAGCCACTGGACCGGCGGATGCTCGCTACCTGGCTGTCGTTCGACGACTTCGCCCAGCTCACCGAGCGCTCGCTGCTGGCGCCGCGGGTCGGGCACATGATCGTCTACGGCATGTCGGCCAACCGCGAAAGCCTGTGGGACAACCGCCTGGCTTCGTCCATCGGTTACGTGCCCAAGGACAGCGCCGACGACTACCGTGACAAGGTGCTGGCCGAGCACCCGCCACTGGATCCGAACGAACCGGCCGCGCGCTACCACGGCGGCAACTTCGCCGGCGCCGGGCACTTCGAAGACCCGAAATAA
- a CDS encoding TetR/AcrR family transcriptional regulator, which translates to MPASSLSPVPTPHARDRLLDAATALFASHGYQAIGLRDLASHLGLRAGSLYHHIDTKQGLLFELIESSLTDLLYETRQCLKGARATSERLPCFVQAFVTYSQANPDKLVLLTREAMNLNEEQLLQVEQLKAEYSGLLSDIVAAECGLTTPRARSIAHAVLGLLCGQAQWGTVMTAKEQLVTFVQGIVGTGKTAVHR; encoded by the coding sequence ATGCCCGCTTCCAGCCTCTCGCCCGTACCTACCCCACACGCCCGGGACCGCTTGCTGGATGCGGCCACCGCGCTGTTTGCCAGCCATGGCTACCAGGCCATCGGCCTGCGTGACCTGGCCAGTCACCTGGGCCTGCGCGCCGGCTCGCTGTATCACCATATCGATACCAAACAGGGCCTGCTGTTCGAGCTGATCGAGTCGAGCCTGACCGACCTGCTGTATGAAACCCGACAATGCCTCAAAGGCGCCCGAGCCACCAGTGAACGCTTGCCCTGTTTTGTACAGGCCTTTGTGACCTACAGCCAAGCCAACCCGGACAAGCTGGTGTTGCTGACGCGGGAGGCCATGAATCTGAACGAGGAGCAACTGTTGCAAGTTGAACAGTTGAAAGCTGAATACAGCGGGCTACTCAGCGACATCGTCGCCGCCGAGTGCGGCCTGACGACTCCGCGCGCGCGGTCGATTGCCCATGCAGTGCTGGGCTTGCTGTGCGGGCAGGCGCAATGGGGGACTGTAATGACCGCCAAGGAGCAACTGGTGACCTTCGTGCAGGGCATCGTCGGTACCGGCAAAACAGCCGTACATCGATAA
- a CDS encoding hydantoinase B/oxoprolinase family protein, whose amino-acid sequence MSDTLIDIQMQVMWNRLVSVVEEQALTLIRTAFSTSVREAGDLSAGVFDRAGNMLAQAVTGTPGHVNTMAEAVVHFINDIGEDNIFEGDVYVTNDPWKGTGHLHDITIVSPSFYKGRLIGYFASTAHVVDIGGRGFGPDAREVYEEGLFIPIMKLFERGKVNRDLINILRNNVRENDRVVGDFYALSACNETGHKRLLDMLEEFKLDDLEHIGGFILEHSRRATLECFKSLPHGTYTNSMTLDGYDVPVTLVVTLTVGSDGIKSDFTGTSGMSQFGINVPLGYAKAYACYGLKCIVAPEIPNNTASLAPFEVTAPEGCILNAKHPAPVSVRHVLGHFVPDLVLGALHKCLPGKVPAEGASALWNLHLSVRPLESNPTGRNAEMLMFNSGGMGARSAMDGLSATAFPSGVHTMPVEATEHAGPVVVWRKELREGSGGAGQLRGGLGQEIEVSAAEGYSFRFSAMFDRIQYAARGLEGGKAGAEGFVGLDDGSLLRGKGQQFVPAERRLVLRLPGGGGYGDPRQRDPRQVERDVRAGYISAEQARNDYGFDAAQER is encoded by the coding sequence ATGAGCGATACTTTGATCGACATTCAAATGCAGGTGATGTGGAACCGCCTGGTCTCGGTGGTCGAAGAGCAGGCGCTGACCCTGATCCGCACCGCGTTTTCCACCAGCGTACGTGAAGCCGGCGACCTGTCTGCGGGGGTGTTCGACCGTGCCGGCAACATGCTGGCCCAGGCAGTCACCGGTACCCCGGGCCACGTCAATACCATGGCCGAGGCGGTGGTGCACTTCATCAACGACATCGGCGAAGACAACATCTTCGAAGGCGATGTGTACGTGACCAACGACCCGTGGAAGGGTACCGGCCACCTGCACGACATCACCATCGTTTCGCCGTCGTTCTACAAAGGCAGGCTGATCGGCTACTTCGCCAGTACCGCCCACGTGGTGGACATCGGTGGCCGCGGTTTTGGCCCCGATGCCCGCGAGGTGTACGAGGAAGGGCTGTTCATCCCGATCATGAAGCTGTTCGAGCGCGGCAAGGTCAACCGCGACCTGATCAACATCCTGCGCAACAACGTGCGCGAGAACGACCGCGTAGTGGGCGACTTCTATGCGCTGTCGGCGTGCAACGAGACCGGTCACAAACGCCTGCTGGACATGCTCGAAGAGTTCAAGCTGGACGACCTGGAACACATCGGTGGCTTCATCCTGGAGCACAGCCGCCGCGCTACCCTTGAATGCTTCAAGTCGTTGCCCCACGGTACCTACACCAACAGCATGACCCTGGATGGCTACGACGTGCCGGTGACCCTGGTGGTGACCCTCACTGTTGGCTCCGACGGCATCAAGAGCGATTTCACCGGCACTTCGGGCATGAGCCAGTTCGGCATCAACGTGCCGCTGGGCTACGCCAAGGCCTATGCTTGCTATGGCCTCAAATGCATCGTCGCGCCGGAAATCCCGAACAACACTGCATCGTTGGCGCCGTTCGAGGTCACTGCGCCGGAAGGCTGCATCCTCAACGCCAAGCACCCGGCGCCGGTGTCGGTGCGCCATGTGCTGGGCCATTTCGTGCCCGACCTGGTGCTTGGCGCACTGCACAAGTGCCTGCCCGGCAAAGTGCCGGCCGAGGGCGCCAGTGCCTTGTGGAACCTGCACCTGAGCGTGCGCCCGCTGGAAAGCAACCCGACTGGCCGGAATGCCGAGATGCTGATGTTCAACAGTGGCGGCATGGGTGCCCGTTCGGCCATGGATGGCCTCAGTGCCACGGCGTTCCCCAGCGGCGTGCACACCATGCCGGTGGAAGCCACCGAGCATGCTGGCCCGGTGGTGGTGTGGCGCAAGGAGCTGCGTGAAGGCTCTGGTGGCGCCGGCCAGTTGCGCGGCGGCCTGGGCCAGGAGATCGAAGTGTCGGCGGCCGAGGGTTACAGCTTCCGCTTCAGTGCCATGTTCGACCGTATCCAGTACGCGGCACGCGGCCTGGAGGGTGGCAAAGCGGGCGCCGAAGGTTTTGTCGGCCTGGACGATGGCAGCCTGCTGCGCGGCAAGGGCCAGCAGTTCGTGCCTGCCGAGCGTCGCCTGGTGCTGCGCCTGCCCGGTGGTGGTGGCTACGGTGACCCGCGCCAGCGCGACCCCAGACAGGTTGAACGCGATGTGCGTGCGGGCTACATCAGCGCCGAACAGGCACGCAACGACTACGGCTTCGACGCCGCCCAGGAGCGCTAG
- a CDS encoding NAD(P)/FAD-dependent oxidoreductase: MASTAKQQNYDVVIVGGAVNGSATAYFLANNPDFNGSVLVIERDWTYNKSATALSSSSIRQQFSNPINIEISRFGAEFVRSFPEVMEVDGDRPDLAFHENGYLFLGDDKGYEVLRRLHDTQVSHGADVHLLDPEQLQRTFPWVNIDSLAGASYGRSGEGWFDSLGMLNGFRRKARSMGIEYIENEVVSVQREGDRITGVQLASGERIGCGLLVNCAGTRGTKVARMAGLDIPVEPRRRSLFVFDCRTPLEGTVPLTIDPTGVFFRPEGKFYLGGTYPKNDPEVDFEDFDVLHEEFDEEVWPILAERVPAFEGIKVVNFWAGHYDFCVLDHNAIVGPHNEVNNFLFCNGFSGHGLQQAPAIGRGLSELITYGGYRSLDLSALSYQRVIDNKPFLEDSVI; this comes from the coding sequence ATGGCTTCCACCGCTAAACAACAGAATTACGATGTGGTGATCGTCGGTGGCGCGGTCAACGGCAGCGCCACCGCCTACTTCCTGGCCAACAACCCGGACTTCAACGGTTCGGTACTGGTCATCGAGCGCGACTGGACCTACAACAAGTCGGCCACCGCGCTGTCGAGCAGCTCGATCCGCCAGCAGTTCTCCAACCCGATCAACATCGAAATTTCCAGATTCGGTGCCGAGTTCGTGCGCAGCTTCCCCGAAGTGATGGAGGTAGATGGCGATCGCCCGGACCTGGCCTTCCACGAGAACGGCTACCTGTTTCTGGGTGATGACAAAGGCTACGAAGTGCTGCGCCGCCTGCACGATACCCAGGTATCCCACGGCGCTGACGTGCACTTGCTCGACCCCGAGCAGCTGCAGCGCACATTCCCTTGGGTGAACATCGACAGCCTCGCCGGTGCCAGCTACGGGCGTAGCGGTGAAGGCTGGTTCGACAGCCTGGGCATGCTCAACGGCTTCCGCCGCAAGGCGCGCTCGATGGGCATCGAGTACATCGAGAACGAAGTGGTGAGTGTCCAGCGTGAAGGCGACCGGATTACCGGCGTGCAACTGGCCAGCGGAGAGCGCATCGGCTGCGGCCTGCTGGTCAACTGTGCCGGTACCCGCGGTACCAAGGTGGCGCGCATGGCCGGCCTGGATATCCCGGTCGAGCCGCGCCGCCGCTCGCTGTTCGTGTTCGATTGCCGTACCCCGCTGGAAGGCACCGTGCCCCTGACCATCGACCCGACCGGGGTGTTCTTCCGCCCCGAAGGCAAGTTCTACCTGGGCGGTACCTACCCGAAAAACGACCCGGAAGTGGACTTCGAAGATTTCGATGTGCTGCACGAAGAGTTCGACGAAGAGGTGTGGCCGATCCTCGCTGAGCGGGTGCCGGCGTTCGAAGGCATCAAGGTGGTCAACTTCTGGGCCGGGCACTACGACTTCTGCGTGCTGGACCACAACGCCATCGTTGGCCCGCATAACGAGGTGAACAACTTCCTGTTCTGCAATGGCTTCAGCGGGCATGGGCTGCAGCAGGCACCGGCCATTGGTCGCGGGCTGTCCGAATTGATCACCTATGGCGGCTACCGCTCGCTCGACCTGAGCGCGCTGAGTTACCAGCGGGTGATCGACAACAAGCCGTTCCTGGAAGATTCGGTCATCTGA
- a CDS encoding pyridoxal phosphate-dependent aminotransferase, translating into MDVQSSRVRAVKSSPSMAVSVLAKQMLAQGEPVINLALGEPDYNVPAHVIEAAYQAMRAGNNHYTGPNGLEVLRQAIVDKFARENDLVYGLDEICVGNGAKQLLFNAFLATLESGDEVITPAPYWVSYTDMALLNGGVPKVIPCSAQQGFKLKPEQLEAAITPRTRWVMLNSPNNPSGAIFTQEEFAALGKVLERHPNVLIISDEIYEHIVLGDQPFVSFVTACPQLRERTLLINGVSKAYAMTGYRLGYAAGPKDLVVAMNKTQSQTTTCPSSISQLAAVAALNGPQNFVREANREYQARGALVVQGLAQIPGLQLQMPQGAFYAFPDVSAFIGKRTPDGQVICNDADLSAYLLRVGKVATVPGSAFGLEPYIRLSFATSRQELEQALGQLRDAFAALS; encoded by the coding sequence ATGGACGTGCAAAGCAGCCGCGTGCGTGCGGTAAAAAGCTCGCCAAGCATGGCGGTGTCGGTACTGGCCAAGCAGATGCTGGCCCAGGGCGAACCGGTCATCAACCTGGCCCTTGGCGAGCCAGACTACAACGTGCCGGCTCACGTTATCGAGGCCGCGTACCAGGCAATGCGCGCGGGCAACAACCACTACACCGGGCCCAATGGCCTTGAAGTGTTGCGCCAGGCCATCGTCGACAAGTTTGCCCGGGAAAACGATCTGGTCTATGGCCTGGACGAAATCTGCGTGGGCAATGGTGCCAAGCAACTGTTGTTCAATGCCTTCCTCGCTACGCTCGAGTCGGGTGACGAGGTAATCACCCCGGCGCCGTACTGGGTGTCTTATACCGACATGGCCCTGCTCAATGGTGGCGTGCCAAAGGTCATCCCGTGCAGCGCGCAGCAGGGCTTCAAGCTCAAGCCCGAACAGCTGGAAGCTGCCATCACCCCACGCACCCGTTGGGTGATGCTCAACTCGCCGAACAACCCGAGCGGTGCGATTTTCACCCAAGAAGAGTTTGCTGCGTTGGGCAAGGTGCTGGAGCGGCACCCGAACGTGCTGATCATCTCTGACGAGATCTACGAGCACATCGTGCTGGGCGATCAGCCGTTCGTGTCCTTCGTCACGGCTTGCCCGCAGTTGCGTGAGCGCACCTTGCTGATCAACGGTGTGTCCAAGGCCTATGCCATGACCGGCTACCGGCTTGGCTACGCCGCCGGGCCAAAAGACCTGGTGGTGGCGATGAACAAGACCCAATCGCAGACCACCACCTGCCCGTCGAGCATTTCGCAGCTGGCGGCCGTGGCGGCGCTGAACGGGCCGCAGAACTTCGTGCGCGAAGCCAACCGCGAGTACCAGGCGCGTGGCGCGCTGGTGGTACAGGGGTTGGCGCAGATCCCGGGCCTGCAATTGCAGATGCCACAGGGCGCGTTTTATGCCTTCCCTGACGTCAGTGCCTTCATTGGCAAGCGCACCCCCGATGGCCAGGTCATTTGTAACGATGCCGACCTTTCGGCCTACCTGCTGCGCGTTGGCAAGGTCGCGACCGTCCCGGGTTCGGCGTTTGGCCTTGAGCCCTACATTCGTCTGTCGTTCGCCACGTCGCGGCAGGAACTGGAACAAGCCCTGGGGCAGTTGCGCGATGCGTTCGCGGCGCTGTCCTGA
- a CDS encoding SDR family NAD(P)-dependent oxidoreductase, translating into MDNQTVVIVGGASGLGLETARLMVKRGAGKIGLIDRNEQLLVQAAEELRGQGVEVAIAVGDIARKDTAHAAFAQIVEGLGRVHCLVNSAAIYPRQDIFEITDEEWDLENAVNIKGTYHMMVAAVRHMQQYVAAPAVTGRIVNVTSVDAFKAHPQNAHYAATKAAVVSLTKSFAQACAKDQILVNSVAPAGFATERAKQLGFLGELAAANPLGRAAEPAEIAEWIVMMGSSRNSYATGENVIVSGGYIYA; encoded by the coding sequence GTGGATAATCAAACGGTGGTGATCGTAGGTGGTGCCTCGGGTCTGGGCCTGGAAACAGCCCGGCTGATGGTCAAGCGTGGCGCTGGCAAAATCGGCCTGATCGACCGCAACGAGCAATTGTTGGTACAAGCTGCAGAAGAGCTGCGCGGGCAGGGTGTGGAGGTGGCAATCGCAGTCGGTGACATTGCCCGCAAGGACACCGCCCACGCAGCCTTCGCACAGATCGTTGAAGGCCTGGGACGGGTGCATTGCCTGGTCAACAGCGCGGCCATCTACCCGCGCCAGGACATCTTCGAGATCACCGACGAAGAGTGGGACCTGGAAAACGCCGTGAACATCAAGGGCACCTACCACATGATGGTCGCGGCGGTGCGCCACATGCAGCAGTACGTGGCAGCCCCGGCGGTGACCGGGCGCATCGTCAACGTCACCTCGGTGGATGCCTTCAAGGCCCACCCGCAAAACGCCCACTATGCGGCGACCAAGGCTGCGGTGGTAAGCCTGACCAAGTCGTTCGCCCAGGCCTGTGCCAAGGACCAGATCCTGGTCAACTCGGTGGCGCCGGCCGGTTTTGCCACCGAGCGCGCCAAGCAGTTGGGCTTCCTTGGCGAACTGGCCGCCGCCAACCCGCTGGGTCGCGCGGCGGAGCCGGCAGAAATCGCCGAGTGGATCGTGATGATGGGCAGTAGCCGCAACAGCTATGCCACGGGTGAAAACGTGATTGTCAGCGGGGGTTACATCTATGCCTGA
- a CDS encoding hydantoinase/oxoprolinase family protein: MTATSCRVGVDIGGTFTDIALDVNGVLHSTKILTDYELPERAILTGVRQVVEQAGLALSDIDQLIHGTTLATNALIERRGARTAFITTEGFRDTLEMRTENRFEQYDINIVLPPPLIDREHRYTLRERLNVKGQVLIAPAQAEIDALVERIAEGNYQSVAIGFIHSYVNGAHERQLRDALQARLPQLSISISSEVSPQMREFERFNTVCANAYVKPLIKSYLDRLVVTLKQEGADCPVFMIHSGGGIISVQSAAEFPVRLVESGPAGGAIFAADIARRYQLENVLSFDMGGTTAKICLIEDQVPKTAKTFEVARTYRFKKGSGMPISIPVVEMVEIGAGGGSIASIDSMRQIRVGPHSAASEPGPACYGRGGLEPTITDANLLLGRLDADNFAGGALRLSRDNAANAMAREIGQPLGMQADTAAFGVCEVVDENMANAGRVHAVESGKDIADYTMITFGGGGPLHAARLCEKMGVARFIVPAGAGVGSAIGFLRAPFGYEAVRSAFVRLSEFEAAQVNGLIDEMKAESLGFLRQGMPQGEPEMDCTAFMRYVGQGWEIPVALPFKAFSVADTVEFKARFEEAYTRFFGRPIEGPDIEIVSWSVRASSPLPPVARIEEVGAAYRAHEVTRRQVFDVAAGGFVEAGIYPREELQVGARVDGPAIIVERETSTFVTSNFTATVQPDGCLLVVRR, from the coding sequence ATGACTGCGACATCATGCCGGGTCGGCGTGGACATAGGCGGGACCTTCACCGATATCGCGCTGGACGTGAACGGCGTGCTGCATTCGACCAAGATCCTGACCGACTATGAGCTGCCCGAACGGGCCATCCTCACTGGCGTGCGCCAGGTGGTGGAGCAGGCAGGCCTGGCGCTGTCGGACATTGATCAGTTGATCCACGGTACCACCCTGGCCACCAACGCCCTGATCGAGCGCCGTGGCGCACGCACAGCCTTCATCACCACCGAAGGCTTCCGCGACACCTTGGAAATGCGCACCGAGAACCGCTTCGAGCAGTACGACATCAACATCGTCCTGCCGCCGCCGCTGATCGACCGCGAACACCGCTACACCCTGCGTGAACGCCTGAATGTCAAAGGCCAAGTGCTGATTGCCCCTGCGCAGGCCGAAATCGATGCCCTGGTCGAGCGCATCGCCGAAGGCAACTACCAGAGCGTCGCCATCGGCTTCATTCACAGCTACGTCAACGGCGCCCACGAGCGCCAGCTGCGCGATGCCCTGCAGGCGCGCCTGCCGCAGCTGTCGATTTCCATCTCCAGTGAAGTCTCGCCGCAGATGCGCGAGTTCGAGCGCTTCAATACCGTGTGCGCCAATGCCTACGTCAAGCCGCTGATCAAATCCTACCTGGACCGCCTGGTGGTTACCCTCAAGCAAGAGGGCGCCGATTGCCCGGTGTTCATGATTCACTCCGGCGGCGGCATCATCTCGGTGCAGAGCGCAGCAGAGTTTCCGGTGCGCCTGGTGGAGTCCGGCCCGGCCGGTGGTGCCATCTTTGCTGCCGACATCGCCCGCCGTTACCAGCTGGAGAACGTGCTGTCGTTCGACATGGGCGGCACCACGGCAAAAATCTGCCTGATCGAAGACCAGGTGCCGAAAACCGCGAAAACCTTCGAAGTTGCACGTACCTACCGCTTCAAGAAGGGCAGCGGCATGCCGATTTCCATCCCGGTGGTGGAAATGGTCGAGATCGGCGCGGGTGGTGGTTCCATCGCCAGCATCGACAGCATGCGCCAAATTCGCGTGGGCCCGCACAGCGCGGCGTCCGAGCCTGGCCCGGCCTGCTATGGCCGTGGCGGCCTGGAGCCGACCATCACCGACGCCAACCTGCTGCTTGGTCGCCTGGATGCCGACAACTTCGCCGGTGGCGCGCTACGCCTGTCCCGAGACAACGCCGCCAACGCCATGGCCCGGGAGATCGGCCAGCCGCTGGGCATGCAGGCCGACACAGCAGCGTTCGGCGTGTGCGAAGTGGTCGACGAGAATATGGCCAACGCCGGCCGTGTGCACGCGGTGGAAAGCGGCAAAGACATCGCCGACTACACCATGATCACCTTTGGTGGTGGAGGCCCGCTACACGCTGCGCGGCTGTGCGAAAAAATGGGCGTGGCGCGTTTCATCGTCCCGGCCGGTGCCGGGGTGGGCTCGGCCATTGGCTTCCTGCGTGCGCCGTTCGGCTATGAGGCCGTACGCAGCGCCTTCGTGCGCCTGTCCGAGTTCGAGGCCGCGCAAGTCAACGGCCTGATCGACGAGATGAAAGCCGAGTCGCTGGGCTTCCTGCGCCAGGGCATGCCGCAAGGCGAGCCGGAAATGGACTGCACCGCATTCATGCGCTATGTCGGCCAGGGCTGGGAAATCCCCGTCGCGCTGCCTTTCAAAGCCTTCAGCGTTGCCGACACGGTAGAGTTCAAGGCGCGCTTCGAAGAAGCCTACACCCGCTTCTTCGGCCGCCCCATCGAAGGACCGGACATCGAGATCGTCAGCTGGTCGGTCCGGGCCAGTTCGCCGCTGCCGCCGGTGGCACGCATCGAAGAAGTGGGCGCTGCCTACCGCGCCCACGAAGTCACGCGGCGCCAGGTGTTCGACGTGGCCGCTGGCGGTTTCGTCGAAGCCGGCATCTACCCACGCGAAGAGCTGCAGGTCGGTGCCCGTGTGGACGGCCCGGCGATCATCGTCGAGCGCGAAACTTCGACCTTCGTCACCTCCAACTTCACCGCCACGGTCCAGCCAGACGGCTGCCTGCTGGTCGTGCGCCGCTAA
- a CDS encoding SDR family oxidoreductase — MPEVAFPEGYQRALVTGATSGIGKAIVLALRDAGLQVIAVGRSPQALAELAGEPGVTTLQADVRDYRSLAAALEGQAVDVLVNNAGILSTRAAFQDIDEAEIDNMLDINLKAPLHLARQVLPGMVGRGRGHLFFIGSSAGRAPHPGAAVYGASKAGVSLFCDALRCDLLGSGVRVTEIAPGRVQTQLYKAAMGMQAAGSELYDGYESIQPEDIAQLLLAALKMPRQVDVSRLEVFPTAQAVGGGRMVKTAG; from the coding sequence ATGCCTGAAGTCGCATTCCCCGAGGGCTACCAGCGCGCGCTGGTGACCGGGGCTACCAGCGGTATCGGCAAGGCCATCGTGCTGGCGCTGCGTGACGCCGGCCTGCAGGTGATTGCCGTGGGGCGCAGCCCGCAGGCGCTGGCGGAGCTTGCTGGCGAGCCAGGTGTGACCACCTTGCAGGCGGATGTGCGCGACTACCGGTCGCTGGCTGCCGCGCTGGAAGGGCAGGCGGTGGATGTGCTGGTCAACAACGCGGGCATTCTGTCTACCCGTGCGGCGTTCCAGGACATCGACGAAGCCGAAATCGACAATATGCTCGACATCAACCTCAAGGCGCCGCTGCACCTGGCGCGCCAGGTGTTGCCGGGCATGGTCGGGCGGGGCAGGGGGCATCTGTTTTTCATCGGCTCCAGTGCCGGCCGCGCGCCGCACCCTGGTGCGGCGGTGTACGGGGCGTCCAAGGCCGGCGTCAGCCTGTTCTGCGATGCCTTGCGCTGTGATCTGCTGGGCAGCGGGGTGCGGGTGACCGAAATTGCCCCGGGCAGGGTGCAGACCCAGCTGTACAAGGCAGCGATGGGCATGCAGGCAGCGGGTAGCGAGCTGTATGACGGCTACGAGTCGATCCAGCCGGAAGACATCGCACAGCTGCTGCTGGCGGCGCTGAAGATGCCCCGGCAGGTGGATGTGTCGCGGCTGGAAGTGTTCCCCACGGCGCAGGCGGTGGGTGGCGGGCGGATGGTCAAGACTGCGGGTTGA
- the msuE gene encoding FMN reductase, which yields MSTPLNVVALSGGTSRPSRTLALTEAILAELAEHLHIKPHLIELGDIARPLGSALWRSELPETVEQQLRLVEKADLLVVTTPVYRGSFTGHFKHLFDLIGQDALVDTPVLLAATGGSERHALVLDHQLRPLFSFLQALTLPIGVFASQAELADYRVSSDALAARIRLAAERAVPLFGAHHALRKSA from the coding sequence ATGAGCACCCCACTGAACGTCGTAGCCCTGTCCGGCGGTACTTCCCGCCCTTCGCGTACCCTGGCCCTGACCGAGGCAATCCTCGCCGAACTGGCCGAACACCTGCACATCAAGCCGCACCTGATCGAACTGGGCGACATCGCCCGCCCGCTGGGCAGTGCCCTGTGGCGCAGCGAACTGCCCGAAACCGTCGAGCAGCAGCTGCGCCTGGTGGAAAAGGCCGACCTGCTGGTGGTGACCACACCCGTGTACCGTGGCAGTTTCACCGGCCACTTCAAGCACCTGTTCGACCTGATCGGCCAGGACGCCCTGGTCGACACCCCGGTACTGCTCGCTGCCACCGGTGGCAGCGAACGCCATGCACTGGTGCTCGACCACCAGCTGCGCCCGCTGTTCAGCTTCCTGCAGGCCCTGACCCTACCCATCGGCGTTTTCGCCAGCCAGGCGGAACTGGCCGACTATCGGGTGTCCAGCGATGCCCTCGCCGCCCGCATCCGCCTGGCCGCCGAGCGTGCCGTGCCGCTGTTCGGCGCCCACCACGCATTGCGTAAAAGCGCCTGA